One Actinomycetota bacterium genomic window carries:
- the rplV gene encoding 50S ribosomal protein L22, whose translation MEVKAQARFVRVTPFKARRVLDLIRGLHVEEARRILQFNPRAAALPVRKVLDSAVANAEHNFQLPADNLFVAKAFVDEGPTLKRHRPRALGRAYRVNKRTSHITVVVDSREAS comes from the coding sequence ATGGAGGTCAAAGCGCAGGCTCGGTTCGTCCGGGTGACGCCGTTCAAGGCGCGCCGGGTCCTGGACCTGATCCGCGGCCTGCACGTCGAGGAGGCGCGCCGGATCCTGCAGTTCAACCCGCGGGCGGCCGCGCTGCCGGTACGCAAGGTGCTCGACTCGGCCGTCGCCAACGCCGAGCACAACTTCCAGCTGCCGGCCGACAACCTGTTCGTGGCCAAGGCGTTCGTCGACGAGGGCCCGACCCTGAAGCGGCACCGGCCCCGCGCGCTGGGCCGCGCCTACCGGGTGAACAAGCGGACCAGCCACATCACGGTCGTCGTCGACTCCAGGGAGGCGTCGTAA
- the rplB gene encoding 50S ribosomal protein L2, with translation MGIRKHKPTTPGRRGSSVADFVEVTKTTPEKALLAPSPKKGGRNVHGRITARHQGGGHKQRYRIVDFRRTKDGVPAKVAAIEYDPNRTARLALLHYRDGEKRYIIAPTRLKVGDVVESGEGADIKPGNALPLKNIPVGTIVHNVELRPGGGAKMGRSAGSGIQLLAKEGTLATLRMPSGEIRQVLTTCRATVGEVGNAEQELISWGKAGRNRWKGKRPTTRGVAMNPVDHPLGGGEGKSSGGRHPTSPWGKPEGRTRRRKPSDQLIVRRRRKGRGR, from the coding sequence ATGGGCATCCGCAAGCACAAGCCAACCACGCCGGGACGGCGGGGCAGCTCGGTGGCCGACTTCGTGGAGGTCACCAAGACGACCCCCGAGAAGGCGTTGCTGGCACCGAGCCCGAAGAAGGGTGGCCGCAACGTCCACGGGCGCATCACCGCGCGCCACCAGGGCGGCGGCCACAAGCAGCGCTACCGGATCGTCGACTTCCGCCGGACCAAGGACGGCGTGCCGGCCAAGGTGGCGGCGATCGAGTACGACCCCAACCGCACCGCCCGCCTGGCCCTGCTGCACTACCGGGACGGCGAGAAGCGCTACATCATCGCCCCCACCCGCCTCAAGGTCGGCGACGTCGTCGAGTCGGGCGAGGGCGCCGACATCAAGCCGGGCAACGCCCTGCCGCTGAAGAACATCCCCGTCGGCACCATCGTCCACAACGTCGAGCTCCGGCCGGGCGGCGGCGCCAAGATGGGCCGCTCCGCCGGGTCCGGGATCCAGCTGCTGGCCAAGGAGGGCACGCTGGCCACCCTGCGGATGCCCTCGGGCGAGATCCGCCAGGTGCTGACCACCTGCCGGGCCACCGTCGGCGAGGTCGGCAACGCCGAGCAGGAGCTGATCAGCTGGGGCAAGGCCGGCCGCAACCGCTGGAAGGGCAAGCGCCCGACCACCCGCGGGGTGGCCATGAACCCGGTCGACCACCCGCTCGGCGGTGGCGAGGGCAAGAGCTCCGGCGGCCGTCACCCGACCAGCCCGTGGGGCAAGCCGGAGGGTCGCACCCGCCGGCGCAAGCCCTCCGACCAGCTCATCGTCCGCCGCCGCCGCAAGGGGAGAGGGCGCTAG
- the rpsS gene encoding 30S ribosomal protein S19, which produces MARSLKKGPFVDDHLLKKIDELNRKRDKRVVRTWSRRSTVIPDMVGHTIAVHDGRKHVPVYISEAMVGHKLGEFAPTRTFRIHRSQERATGVR; this is translated from the coding sequence ATGGCACGCAGTCTGAAAAAGGGTCCCTTCGTCGACGATCATCTGCTGAAGAAGATCGACGAGCTCAACCGCAAGCGCGACAAGCGGGTGGTCCGCACCTGGTCGCGGCGCTCGACGGTCATCCCCGACATGGTCGGGCACACGATCGCGGTCCACGACGGGCGCAAGCACGTGCCCGTGTACATCTCGGAGGCCATGGTCGGCCACAAGCTGGGCGAGTTCGCCCCGACCAGGACCTTCCGCATCCACCGCTCGCAGGAGCGGGCGACAGGAGTGAGGTAA
- the rplW gene encoding 50S ribosomal protein L23, with protein MKNPRDVIYKPVVSEKSYALLDENTYTFIVDPDANKTEIKEAIQAIFSVRVANVNTLHRKGKRKRTRRTLGVRKATKRALVTLHPDDKIEIFEAR; from the coding sequence GTGAAGAACCCTCGCGACGTGATCTACAAGCCGGTGGTCAGCGAGAAGTCCTACGCCCTGCTGGACGAGAACACCTACACCTTCATCGTCGACCCCGACGCCAACAAGACGGAGATCAAGGAGGCCATCCAGGCCATCTTCTCCGTCCGGGTGGCCAACGTGAACACCCTGCACCGCAAGGGCAAGCGCAAGCGCACCCGCCGCACCCTCGGGGTCCGCAAGGCGACCAAGCGGGCGCTGGTCACCCTCCACCCCGACGACAAGATCGAGATCTTCGAGGCCAGGTAG
- the rpsC gene encoding 30S ribosomal protein S3, with translation MGQKINPYGFRLGVTTDWKSRWFSEKDYKKYLHEDIEIRKYLKRNLSHAGISRVEIERTRDRVRIDIHTARPGVVIGRRGAEADRIRADLDKMTGKQVTLNILEVKGAETDAQLVAQGVAEQLASRVSFRRAMRRAINSAMKGGAKGIRVQCSGRLGGAEMARTEFYREGRVPLHTLRADIDYGLAEGRTTFGMVGVKVWIYRGDVLPSREEQEADRARARARAAAGGPSGERRSGRGRGEGNGGGRSGGRASKAEPASEAPAEAPAEVPAEAPAEAEAVPAAEGKE, from the coding sequence ATGGGACAGAAGATCAACCCCTACGGCTTCCGCCTGGGCGTCACCACCGACTGGAAGTCGCGCTGGTTCAGCGAGAAGGACTACAAGAAGTACCTGCACGAGGACATCGAGATCCGCAAGTACCTGAAGCGGAACCTGAGCCACGCCGGCATCTCCCGGGTGGAGATCGAGCGGACCCGCGACCGGGTGCGGATCGACATCCACACCGCGCGGCCGGGCGTGGTCATCGGCCGCCGCGGCGCCGAGGCCGACCGCATCCGGGCCGACCTCGACAAGATGACCGGCAAGCAGGTCACCCTGAACATCCTCGAGGTCAAGGGGGCCGAGACCGACGCCCAGCTCGTGGCCCAGGGCGTGGCCGAGCAGCTGGCCAGCCGGGTGTCGTTCCGCCGGGCCATGCGCCGGGCCATCAACTCGGCCATGAAGGGCGGGGCCAAGGGCATCCGGGTGCAGTGCTCCGGCCGCCTGGGCGGCGCCGAGATGGCCCGCACCGAGTTCTACCGCGAGGGCCGCGTGCCCCTGCACACCCTGCGGGCCGACATCGACTACGGCCTGGCCGAGGGCCGCACCACCTTCGGGATGGTCGGGGTCAAGGTCTGGATCTACCGCGGCGACGTGCTGCCCTCGCGCGAGGAGCAGGAGGCCGACCGGGCCCGGGCCCGCGCCCGGGCCGCCGCCGGCGGGCCCAGCGGCGAGCGCCGTTCGGGTCGCGGCCGGGGCGAGGGCAACGGCGGCGGCCGCTCCGGCGGCCGCGCCTCCAAGGCCGAGCCGGCCAGCGAGGCGCCCGCCGAGGCTCCCGCCGAGGTTCCGGCCGAGGCTCCGGCCGAGGCCGAGGCCGTCCCGGCGGCAGAGGGCAAGGAGTGA